The sequence below is a genomic window from Sulfuracidifex metallicus DSM 6482 = JCM 9184.
TACCAACAGCTCAGAACCCTGCAGGTACTACAATGAACTTTGATGACAGAAAGAGACTGTTAGATTTAGCTTCTGAGTATGATTTTATAATAATGGAAGATGATGCATATGGTTTCCTAGTGTTTGAGGGAGATTCTCCTGCACCCCTTAGAGCTTTAGACAAGGAAGGTAGAGTTATATATACTAGCACTTTTAGCAAAATACTCTCTCCTGGACTAAGGCTAGGTTGGGTGGTAGCTGAAAACGATGTTATAAAGGAGCTGGAAATATACAAGCAAAACGTAGACCTCCACACACCTACCCTCCCACAATATATCGCTAGGGAAGCAATAAAGAGAGGCGTGATAATGAACAATTTACCTAAAGTAAAATCTACATACATAGAAAAAAGAGATGTAATGCTAAGTGCTATTGAGGAGAACTTCCCTAAGGAGGCTAAGTGGAGCCATCCCGTGGGCGGGATGTTTGTGTTCTCCTGGTTGCCAGAAAAGATAAATGCAACGAAGATGCTCGAGAAGGCAATGAATAGGGGTGTAGCATATGTGCCTGGCGCCAGCTTCTATCATGACTATAGCGGAAAGAATACCATGAGATTAAACTTCAGCTATCCCTCAAAGGAAGAATTGAAAAAAGGTGTAGAAATACTATCTAAGGTAATCAAGGAAGAATTCTCAAATTCTTAAACGCCTCCTCTACCTTAATTATCGTACCAATAGTGCTAGAAGGTATAGAAGATATTATGTCGCCTGAAAATGGAATATTTTCTTCTAATATTTTTCTTCCTATTTTCTTTAAAATTAGGTAATCTTCATCATTGATCTCGTTAATGGGAACAATTTCTATATCTCGACTTAAAATCAACGGCCAGCTATTCATTATCTTTGGCATGAAAATTTTTCCTGTGCTTCTTAAAAGTCTAGGTGCAACCAAGCGTGCCCATGATCTAGTAGTTGAAATAATAATATTATCCCACTTTTTATCAAGGTTGCTAATTATCTCCACACCAAACTGCTTAAAAGGTAAGACGTTCCCCTCAGTAAATACTCCAATTTCACTTACATAATCCTTTAAAATAGCGGATGTAATTAGAGATACTAACCCCCCTCCAAGCATCAGTAAGGTTCCTCCATTTATTCTTTCTTTTACCTTTCTAGCGAAGCTAACAAATGGCAACAATAGAGCCTCTTCTTGAACATCTCCTGGAATTACTTCAATTGAATCGTAAGGCACATTAGCCTCCTCCGATAGAAGTCCGTTCAATTCCGTTCCTATACCTCCATAAGCGGAATATGGAGTAACGAGGATCCTCCTACCCCTTAAGCTAGGATCCACCTCTAAACCCGTGTCTTTTACTTTACCTATGCCAATACTACCTATGATAGTAGAAGGTTTTATCCATATAATTCCTAAGTAAACTGCGTTTTCAATACCGTTCAAGAGAACAGAGCAAGGGTGTAGAGCAACAAAATCCTTGTTAATTTCTTTGGGCGGAAGATCCTTTGCAATAATACCTTGATCGAAAACTACCGCCTTCATCCTGAATCTTAAGACCCTTTATTTTTAAATTTTTCACTTTAAAAAGAAGTTGTGGAAAGGGTTTTTCACAACCTAAGCAAGGGTGCGAGGTATGACATTCTCTCCATTCTTCTTGAAAGACGGGGGAAAAAGGAATTAGCTACAGAGCTCGGGGTTTCCCCAGCACTCATAACAAAGTATATTAACAAGGTAACTCATCCTAGCGACGAGGTAATGTCGAAAATTTATGAAATATCTCAAGAGGATGAAAGGAAAAGAATAAACAGGATAATTATAAATGACATGGTTGAAAGCCTTCTGACTCTGGTTCAGAACGTCGACATAGAGGAGATAGCCGACAATGAAGAACTCAAAAAGTTAAAAGAAATTTTAAGTCAAATAGAAAACCATAACTTGTTAAGATCTTTTAGCTTCGTATAATGGACACGCTATACATAGCTCTGGGAACTTTAAAACCGAAATCCTCTTTATGCCGGTTTGTTCTAATGTTACTGCTTCAGCTGGGATGCCAAGTTTCTCAGGCTCGTTTACGTTCCATGCGGAGCATGCATCATTTTCCATATGTCTGCACGTCCTGGACTTCCACATTCCCTGAGATCTGGCAATGTTCAGCCACGTGATGCTCTTAGCTATGTTGTCTATCTTTTCGTTGAGTCTGGAGTGATCTATGTCGTTGTTGTCCCTTAGGCTCTTTATCTCTTCTTTTAACTCCTTTAATTCTAACTCCAGATCAGATGCAGACAATAGTACAATACTAGGTTTTAGATTTTCTTCTAAAGTACTCATGACATTTGTCTTAACTCAAATCCTTTTTAAGTGAATCAGCATATAGATGAGAGATTGTCATGGTGAAGGACATTTACAAGCCCAAGGTCAAAGCACTAACAGATATATGGAGTATAATAATGCAGAAACCAGATTCTTATAATAGAGAAAAAGCAAAAATCCTTTTAGAGGAAAAATATAAAAAAGAAGGTATTTTACCATTTAGAGGCTTTAATGCAAACGACGTTTATGAGAAGGAGTTATCTAGCCTATATGTAATAGGCAAATATGGCCTAGGCCTTGATGAGGAAGCGGAATCTCTGTTTTCTAGAGTTTTTTACGTAGAGGAAAATTACGAAAAGATAGAAACTATTATAAGGCATGGTAATCCTAAAGAAGCTTTCGAGGCGGCAGAAAGGAGCAAGGATTCCCTTGCTAGATCTCTCAGGCTCCTTTTCACCATGGTGGTCTTCTCCTTAGCTGAGGAGGATATCTTACTGAATGACCTTAGAACACTTTTTAATTCAGATACTGACGAAATAAAACATACTGCTAAGAGCTTTTCCAGGTTTTATACTGCTTTTAGGCTTGCTGAGGGCATAGCTGAAGGAACAATAAGAGATAAGTACACATTTATTGCCAGTAAGAAGGCAATTTCAATAAAAATAGGGATAGATTATCCTTTACCCAGAGAAGATTACGTTGCTCTGATATCATCTAACGTGTTTGACGTCAAAGATAAAGTTATCAACAGAGTATTAGGAGTTAAGGTGCCACAAAGAAATTTTTAAGAAACTAACAAATTATAATTAACGATGCAAAACCTATCGCCAACCCAGAGGGAAATACTACTAGCTCTAGTGGATTTATACACGAAAAAGAAAAAGATGATAAAAAGCAAAGAAGTAGCAGACGTTATAAACAAGGACGAAGGTACCGTAAGAAACATCATCCTGAGTCTAAAGGTTCTGGGACTCATAGATTCAAAGCCCGGTCCAAATGGAGGATATATGCCAACTCTGAAGGCTTACGAGGTTATTAAAAACCCGGTAATCACACCAATGTTGGATAAGTTAAGTCTGTATAAAGGTATGATGGAAACTGATATAAAAATAAATCATATAGAAATTCTAGATATTACAAATCCAATGGCAAATAAGGTATTGTTGGACGTTGAAGGGGATCTAAGGAAACTTAAGGTTGGAGACCCAGTAAGGTTAGGTCCTACTCCATACAGCAGACTAGTTATTGAAGGAATAGTGCTGCATTCTGACGAAGAAAGCAGGGAAATAATAATAGACGTTAAAAGAATGATAAGCATTCCCAAGGAAAAGGTTAAGAATCTGATTTCTAAGAAACTGGTCGTCCTGAGACCTTACTTTACTCTAAAGGAAGCGTCAATTAATCTATACAAAGAAGGAATTAGAGGAGCGCCCGTTCTAGGCGAAAAAGAAGAAATACTAGGAATACTAACAACTGCAGATATTATAAAAGCCTTCTTCGAAGGAAATTTCGAAGCCAAGGTGTCAGACTACATGAAGAGACAAGTAATAACAATATCTAGTGAAGACGATGTACTAGACGCTATAAAGAAAATGATAATATATAACGTTGGTAGACTAATAGTTCTAGATTCCGATGGAAGGGCTGTAGGTATAGTAACTAGGACCGATATACTGAAAGCAATTGCAGGTTTAGAAGGATTATGGGTACCTTAAAGGAAAAATGTGGAATAGTTTCAGATAACGACATCATAGAAATATCTAATTTAGGCGGAATTTTTGAATTTCAATGCGATCCAGTAGAGCTATACAAAGCACTTCACAGGAGGGAGAGGATCATAGCTTTATTTCATACTCATCCTTTTAGTAAATGCTGTTACCCTAGCAGCACTGATAAAATAGGAATGGAATTATGGAGAGTACCTTGGATAATAATTGGGGAAAAGTGCATAAGGGCATTCAGATTAGACGGAGGTGTAGTCGAGATTGACATCAATACCCTTCTCTCGCAAGAACTCTACAACAGACTCATGAAGCTTTTTGAGTAATTGACGTTTATCTTCCGCAAGAACTACGTCGTAATGTTCCTTCAATAACATTGAATGAGAGAATGGACTAGGTATGCTATTAGGTCCTATAACTTTGAGCTCTATTTCGTTGTTTTGAATCTTTTCTAAAACCTCCATTGCCCTTGTTATATCCATATGATCTTCCAAGATTTCCCTTATAGTCTCCTTTAGAACTGGAAATCCGCCTAGTTCTTTTACTATCCCAAGTAGAACTTCGGAGTTAATTTGTCTCCTCTCAAGATTAGTCTTACGACCTTTATATCGCCTCAGTAACATGAACGACCTCTCAGCAGAATGTCTAAACCTTCTACGCATCATTTCAGTCCTCAATATTACGTCACTGAGTTCCTCATAAAAAGTTTCCAATTTTAACTTTTGAAAGACGCTAGATATATCATAGTCAATTTTTTTGGTATTGTAATTATAAATCCGTTATCCAGAACCGAAAGCTTAACGTCCTCTTTTAGATCTTTTGTTACTATTTGAGCTACTCCTCTAGATATAGCATCAAGAGCCCTTCTACCAAAAATTGCGTGAAAGATGAAATTGCGCCTACCTTCCTCGTCATCGAAGATTTCAATTAATACCAACTTATCCGAAGGTATAATTCCATTTGTGAAATAAAACATTTCCAAGATATAATAGTAAAGAGAAATTGAAGAATATTTATTTAATTTTAGTGACTTACTTATCCAGTCTACAATTTCCTCCCTGCTAATACCCGATTCTATCATTTCCTTGACTGTCCTTCTGAACTTTCCTATTTCCACTGCTGACTCGTAAGCTAAAGGCAACATTTCCGAGAACCAACTAGGAACAGTGGGTCTTTGACCTTCCGCCGGTCTCACTATAACTGATAGACCTTTGCTAGATAAAAATTGATAAGTTCTACCTCCTAAGACGAAGACGTCACCAGGAGTTAACATTTCTACAAATTCCTCCTCAAGATTTCCTACATATCTACTGTTCTCAGTCATTACTGGAACTACTGCCTCGTCTGGAATTGTCCCGCTATTCATATAGAAAATCATTCTCATGCTCCCCTTCGGTTTAATGTTACCTTCCTTATCTAAGGAAATCTTAGAGTAGACGTTCCTTTGTTCGAGTCCATATTCCCCTAAAAGGTAATTTAGAACAAGTTCATAATCTTGTTCAGATAAGGTTGAATAGGAATATGAATTGCTTAATATTTCGTATAACTTATTCTTGTGAATTCCTTTTGATACTATTGTAGCTGCAATTATAGCTTGAGAGAGAACGTCCAAAGGATTTCTGGGAATGTGAACGGCATCAATCTTCTTTTCCCTAGCTAGCTCGGCTAAAACGCTACACTCAACCAAGTCGTCCCTATCCACAACGATCATCCTT
It includes:
- a CDS encoding helix-turn-helix transcriptional regulator, producing the protein MERVFHNLSKGARYDILSILLERRGKKELATELGVSPALITKYINKVTHPSDEVMSKIYEISQEDERKRINRIIINDMVESLLTLVQNVDIEEIADNEELKKLKEILSQIENHNLLRSFSFV
- a CDS encoding DUF2192 domain-containing protein, with the protein product MVKDIYKPKVKALTDIWSIIMQKPDSYNREKAKILLEEKYKKEGILPFRGFNANDVYEKELSSLYVIGKYGLGLDEEAESLFSRVFYVEENYEKIETIIRHGNPKEAFEAAERSKDSLARSLRLLFTMVVFSLAEEDILLNDLRTLFNSDTDEIKHTAKSFSRFYTAFRLAEGIAEGTIRDKYTFIASKKAISIKIGIDYPLPREDYVALISSNVFDVKDKVINRVLGVKVPQRNF
- a CDS encoding CBS domain-containing protein; protein product: MQNLSPTQREILLALVDLYTKKKKMIKSKEVADVINKDEGTVRNIILSLKVLGLIDSKPGPNGGYMPTLKAYEVIKNPVITPMLDKLSLYKGMMETDIKINHIEILDITNPMANKVLLDVEGDLRKLKVGDPVRLGPTPYSRLVIEGIVLHSDEESREIIIDVKRMISIPKEKVKNLISKKLVVLRPYFTLKEASINLYKEGIRGAPVLGEKEEILGILTTADIIKAFFEGNFEAKVSDYMKRQVITISSEDDVLDAIKKMIIYNVGRLIVLDSDGRAVGIVTRTDILKAIAGLEGLWVP
- a CDS encoding zinc-binding alcohol dehydrogenase family protein, giving the protein MKAVVFDQGIIAKDLPPKEINKDFVALHPCSVLLNGIENAVYLGIIWIKPSTIIGSIGIGKVKDTGLEVDPSLRGRRILVTPYSAYGGIGTELNGLLSEEANVPYDSIEVIPGDVQEEALLLPFVSFARKVKERINGGTLLMLGGGLVSLITSAILKDYVSEIGVFTEGNVLPFKQFGVEIISNLDKKWDNIIISTTRSWARLVAPRLLRSTGKIFMPKIMNSWPLILSRDIEIVPINEINDEDYLILKKIGRKILEENIPFSGDIISSIPSSTIGTIIKVEEAFKNLRILP
- a CDS encoding PLP-dependent aminotransferase family protein → MVNYQSFLGIETSLLKSSEIRDLLKLTEGKKVISLAGGLPDPSTFPSEDIRKITDDIIRDESAQALQYSTTSGVMSFKKELVNLSKMRGISSINEDNIFVTVGSQEALFMIFNIFIDKGDYIAVENPSYLAALNILRARQPNFIGIDVDPQKGTNLDQLEAKLKELKRENKKLKMFYVIPTAQNPAGTTMNFDDRKRLLDLASEYDFIIMEDDAYGFLVFEGDSPAPLRALDKEGRVIYTSTFSKILSPGLRLGWVVAENDVIKELEIYKQNVDLHTPTLPQYIAREAIKRGVIMNNLPKVKSTYIEKRDVMLSAIEENFPKEAKWSHPVGGMFVFSWLPEKINATKMLEKAMNRGVAYVPGASFYHDYSGKNTMRLNFSYPSKEELKKGVEILSKVIKEEFSNS